In Pirellulales bacterium, the following are encoded in one genomic region:
- a CDS encoding polyprenyl synthetase family protein — MSQAPSLDSTGRQQLADLLAPIAADLRTVDDRLRVELHNDDPFVNELAKHSFRMSGKRLRPALLLLAAQSCGEVNDDHVTLAAVVEMIHTATLVHDDVLDEAEVRRHVATVNARWNNQTSVLLGDYLFTHAFYLASTLETTFGCRTIGRATNIVCEGELRQTASSGNFGLLRDEYVAIVEAKTAELTACACLLGAHYAGADGKVSAQLEQYGRELGIAFQIADDLLDLEGDESAVGKSLGTDLVNRKMTLPLIMLRDRLDRGERERMQSLFEEPAAASAAALMKWLVASGALQDAHDEAATIARRAVDRLTVLPPSAAKTSLAALGAFVVKRDA; from the coding sequence GTGAGCCAAGCCCCCTCGCTCGATTCGACGGGGCGCCAGCAATTGGCGGACCTGCTGGCCCCGATCGCCGCCGATCTAAGGACGGTCGACGACCGACTCCGCGTCGAACTGCACAACGACGACCCGTTCGTCAACGAACTGGCCAAGCACTCGTTCCGCATGAGCGGCAAGCGGCTTCGCCCGGCGTTGCTGCTGCTGGCCGCCCAGTCCTGCGGCGAGGTGAACGACGACCATGTGACGCTGGCCGCGGTGGTGGAGATGATCCACACGGCGACTTTGGTCCACGACGACGTGCTCGACGAGGCCGAGGTCCGCCGCCACGTGGCCACGGTGAACGCCCGCTGGAACAACCAGACCAGCGTCTTGCTGGGCGACTACCTGTTCACGCACGCCTTCTATCTGGCCAGCACGTTGGAGACGACATTCGGCTGCCGCACGATCGGCCGGGCGACGAACATCGTCTGCGAAGGGGAACTGCGTCAAACCGCCTCGAGCGGCAACTTCGGCCTGCTGCGGGACGAGTACGTGGCGATCGTCGAGGCGAAGACCGCCGAGCTGACCGCGTGCGCGTGCCTGCTGGGCGCCCACTACGCCGGGGCCGACGGCAAGGTCTCCGCCCAGTTGGAGCAGTACGGGCGCGAGTTGGGGATCGCCTTCCAAATCGCCGACGACTTGCTGGACCTGGAAGGGGACGAATCGGCCGTCGGAAAGTCGCTGGGGACGGATCTGGTCAACCGCAAGATGACCTTGCCGCTGATCATGCTTCGCGACCGGCTCGATCGCGGCGAACGGGAGCGGATGCAATCGCTGTTCGAGGAACCGGCGGCGGCGAGCGCCGCCGCGCTCATGAAGTGGCTCGTCGCCAGCGGGGCGCTGCAGGACGCCCACGACGAAGCGGCGACGATCGCCCGGCGCGCGGTCGACCGACTGACGGTCCTCCCCCCCTCGGCCGCCAAGACGTCTCTGGCCGC
- the moaC gene encoding cyclic pyranopterin monophosphate synthase MoaC — translation MTRPARRGVSDAGVRRYLHCLLPCLPRPPVPNPLTHFDDAGASRMVDVGNKPVSPRRAVAAGFVRMQPVTLAAILDRDVAKGDVCEVARLAGIMAAKRTGELIPLCHPLPLDAIAVELAPEGDDALRITATVATTARTGVEMEALTAVSVAALTVYDMCKSLDRRMTIEAVQLVSKSGGASGEFAREATFPTAPRSQASTATGGAP, via the coding sequence ATGACCCGTCCGGCCCGGCGGGGCGTCAGCGACGCCGGAGTTCGGCGTTACCTTCACTGCCTGTTGCCCTGCTTGCCGAGGCCGCCCGTGCCGAATCCGCTGACCCACTTCGACGACGCAGGGGCCAGTCGGATGGTGGACGTCGGCAACAAACCCGTCTCCCCGCGGCGCGCGGTCGCAGCCGGGTTCGTACGGATGCAGCCCGTGACGCTCGCGGCCATCCTCGACCGCGACGTCGCCAAAGGAGACGTCTGCGAGGTCGCCCGGCTGGCGGGAATCATGGCCGCCAAACGAACGGGCGAGCTCATCCCGCTGTGCCACCCGCTGCCGCTGGATGCGATCGCGGTGGAACTGGCGCCCGAGGGAGACGACGCCCTGCGCATCACCGCCACCGTGGCGACGACCGCCCGCACGGGGGTCGAGATGGAAGCCCTGACGGCGGTCTCCGTCGCGGCCCTGACGGTGTACGACATGTGCAAGTCGCTCGATCGGAGGATGACGATCGAGGCGGTGCAATTGGTTTCCAAGAGCGGCGGCGCCAGCGGCGAGTTCGCCCGCGAGGCGACGTTCCCGACGGCGCCCCGCAGCCAAGCCTCGACCGCAACGGGAGGCGCCCCGTGA
- a CDS encoding DUF2007 domain-containing protein produces MTNSELPVVARVADDREAAMVVALLAAHGIEALAEGTFTADFRAEAPGRVAVRVRGADWEAAREILASTPAGGGSDPADEQG; encoded by the coding sequence ATGACCAACTCTGAACTGCCTGTCGTCGCTCGCGTCGCTGACGATCGCGAAGCGGCGATGGTCGTCGCTCTGCTGGCGGCCCATGGGATCGAGGCGCTGGCCGAAGGGACCTTCACGGCCGACTTTCGGGCCGAGGCCCCGGGGAGGGTCGCCGTCCGTGTGCGCGGGGCGGACTGGGAGGCCGCTCGGGAGATCCTCGCCTCGACCCCCGCCGGCGGGGGTTCCGACCCGGCGGATGAGCAGGGTTAA
- a CDS encoding phage integrase N-terminal SAM-like domain-containing protein, protein MASTYPLPQPATSNETPSEAPRLLDRMRFTRRAKQYSSRTEQAYVHWVRRFILLHEKRHPEEIGGVAREKEQASKQAGAMLWPAGWTPLARR, encoded by the coding sequence ATGGCCTCAACCTACCCCTTGCCGCAACCTGCGACAAGCAACGAAACGCCATCCGAGGCGCCCCGGTTGCTCGACCGGATGCGATTCACGCGACGCGCGAAGCAGTACTCCTCTCGGACGGAACAGGCCTACGTCCATTGGGTGCGGCGGTTCATCCTTTTACACGAGAAGCGACATCCCGAGGAGATAGGCGGCGTAGCACGCGAGAAGGAACAAGCTTCAAAACAGGCGGGCGCTATGCTGTGGCCCGCCGGATGGACGCCACTTGCTCGCCGTTAG